A DNA window from Carnobacterium funditum DSM 5970 contains the following coding sequences:
- a CDS encoding glycerophosphodiester phosphodiesterase: MKKTEIIAHRGSKGTHPENTLIAFEEAIRVGSDGIELDVHLTSDGNVVVIHDETVNRTSNGEGLVRNFSLEELKMLDMGSWFNSNYKMCSIPSLQEVVDLLNQTQFKGLLNIELKTNKYAYKGIEKKVLDILRKQSNAFSVVFSSFNYQSLIRLKKIDEKAEIALLFEDYGENRTLLNQRILVEMWHPSLEWFKSVDLDQTSKVPVRLWTINSEEDLIYCFNKKVTGIFTDFPKKAIAIRNEK, encoded by the coding sequence ATGAAAAAAACTGAGATTATCGCTCATCGTGGAAGTAAAGGGACTCATCCAGAAAATACGCTAATTGCCTTTGAAGAAGCTATTCGAGTAGGAAGTGACGGGATTGAATTAGATGTTCATTTAACCAGCGATGGAAATGTGGTTGTTATCCATGATGAAACGGTAAATAGAACGAGTAACGGAGAAGGTTTAGTTCGAAATTTTTCTTTAGAAGAATTAAAAATGTTGGATATGGGTAGTTGGTTCAACTCAAACTATAAAATGTGTTCCATACCTAGTTTACAAGAGGTGGTAGATTTATTAAACCAGACTCAATTTAAAGGTCTATTGAATATTGAACTTAAAACAAATAAGTATGCTTATAAAGGTATTGAAAAAAAAGTTTTAGACATACTTCGTAAGCAATCAAATGCATTCTCAGTTGTTTTTTCAAGTTTCAATTATCAGAGTCTTATTCGACTTAAAAAGATAGATGAAAAAGCTGAGATTGCTTTATTGTTCGAAGATTATGGAGAAAATAGAACCCTATTAAATCAGCGTATTCTTGTCGAAATGTGGCATCCTAGTTTGGAATGGTTTAAAAGTGTTGATTTAGATCAAACTTCAAAAGTTCCAGTCCGACTTTGGACGATTAATAGTGAAGAAGACTTAATTTATTGTTTCAATAAAAAAGTAACCGGTATTTTTACAGATTTTCCAAAAAAGGCTATTGCTATTCGAAATGAGAAATAA
- the miaA gene encoding tRNA (adenosine(37)-N6)-dimethylallyltransferase MiaA, with translation MARSKVIVIVGPTAVGKTSLSIALAKEYDGEIISGDSMQIYKQLNIGTAKVSIAEQAGIPHHLIDEVTVSQSYTVSDFQKKGRRLIQDITARGKIPIIVGGTGLYIESLLHDISLGGAGKSDLAFRVQKESEAELFGVTHLWNELEKLDPVAAKTIHANNVRRVIRALEVHHTTGIPFSKYQEEHEDKEPLFDEKIIGLTTDRSILYNRINERVYKMIDEGLELEARWLFDQNLQNAQALKGIGYKEWIPYFNKEESIENVVTEIQKNSRRYAKRQLTWFRNRTKNVSWWDLVKEPETEIKLKEEINYFLTV, from the coding sequence GTGGCTAGATCTAAAGTTATTGTGATTGTCGGTCCTACTGCAGTCGGGAAAACCAGTTTAAGTATTGCATTGGCAAAAGAATACGATGGTGAAATCATCAGCGGGGATTCAATGCAAATTTACAAGCAGTTAAATATAGGTACAGCAAAAGTATCCATAGCAGAACAAGCGGGAATACCTCATCATCTAATTGATGAAGTAACTGTTAGTCAAAGTTATACGGTATCTGATTTCCAAAAAAAAGGAAGACGATTGATTCAAGACATTACAGCTAGAGGTAAAATTCCGATTATTGTCGGTGGGACGGGCCTATATATTGAATCCCTATTACATGATATTAGTTTGGGAGGCGCTGGAAAAAGTGATTTAGCTTTTCGTGTACAAAAAGAATCAGAAGCTGAGCTTTTTGGTGTAACGCACTTATGGAATGAACTTGAGAAACTGGACCCAGTAGCAGCGAAAACAATCCATGCTAATAATGTAAGACGTGTTATTCGTGCATTAGAAGTTCACCATACGACTGGTATTCCTTTTTCTAAATACCAAGAAGAACATGAAGACAAAGAACCGTTATTTGATGAAAAAATAATAGGCTTAACTACGGATCGTTCTATTTTATACAATCGTATTAACGAACGTGTGTACAAAATGATTGATGAAGGCCTCGAGTTAGAAGCCCGATGGTTATTTGACCAGAATCTCCAGAATGCTCAAGCTTTAAAAGGGATTGGTTATAAGGAGTGGATTCCGTATTTTAATAAAGAGGAATCTATTGAAAATGTGGTTACTGAAATTCAAAAAAATTCAAGAAGATACGCTAAAAGACAGTTAACGTGGTTTAGAAATCGAACTAAAAATGTTAGTTGGTGGGATTTAGTAAAAGAACCAGAAACTGAAATAAAATTAAAAGAAGAAATTAACTATTTTTTGACTGTGTAG
- a CDS encoding excisionase family DNA-binding protein: MYLTLEETAEYLDIEISEVYRLVREKQIRTVSDGEDFLVNKQQFNLYLKSLETYKAEIQDYLNELPPEDIDIKDED; the protein is encoded by the coding sequence ATGTATCTAACACTTGAAGAAACCGCAGAGTATTTGGATATTGAAATTTCGGAAGTTTATCGTCTTGTTCGTGAAAAACAAATTCGTACTGTATCAGATGGGGAAGATTTTTTGGTCAATAAGCAACAATTCAACCTATATTTAAAATCATTAGAAACATACAAGGCAGAAATACAAGATTATTTGAACGAATTGCCTCCAGAAGATATTGATATCAAAGACGAGGATTAA